Proteins from a single region of Bombus vancouverensis nearcticus chromosome 5, iyBomVanc1_principal, whole genome shotgun sequence:
- the LOC117156439 gene encoding beta-1,4-glucuronyltransferase 1 isoform X3, protein MRCSGRKFLIWLSLMFFFLLIGRLLIDRGFDLPILVIGTSDILIPKTYSSFQQDVQTGALAFVAGMYMAGLQPRNRSFCRWYHGLPNMLSYPASKVTWSPEIGEKSPYRILPFVLRGTEERNKLPQVTLCTHATADQVYGIVELARRWEGPLSLAVFTPGLDAGIAVALLDRACRCEPEMYKVSVHLVFPASRPPALGQITRIHGDCAASDLQRGDRGTERKRRSMIYPINVARNVARIQANTTRVLVTDIELLPSQRLASGFMEIVREKTPKGRIVFVVPVFEIESNEVPPLTKKELLSATKAGLAVYFHRFLCSHCQRFPGLSRWLIRPDPGKVKPLIITKREYPHHRWEPVFIGTQNDPFYAEEMSWEGRQDKMSQMFEMCLLHYRLIILDGAFLVHTPGIKRKTIKIDKAKREFLKPHERKNARIYQRIIRRLLKQYPVNRKCAQ, encoded by the exons ATGCGTTGCTCTGGTCGAAAGTTCCTAATTTGGTTGAGTTTAATGTTCTTCTTTCTCCTGATTGGTCGTCTCTTGATCGATCGTGGATTCGATTTACCGATACTGGTGATCGGTACTAGCGATATCTTAATACCAAAGACTTATTCAAGTTTTCAGCAAGATGTACAGACTGGAGCACTTGCTTTCGTAGCCGGCATGTACATGGCAGGTCTGCAACCTAGGAACAGAAGTTTCTGCAGATGGTATCATGGCCTGCCGAATATGCTCTCGTATCCGGCATCCAAAGTCACCTGGAGTCCCGAAATCGGTGAGAAGAGCCCCTACAGAATTCTACCGTTTGTATTGCGCGGAACCGAGGAGAGGAACAAGCTGCCTCAGGTGACCCTCTGCACGCACGCCACTGCAGATCAAGTCTATGGAATCGTGGAATTAGCTCGGAGATGGGAGGGTCCATTAAGCCTGGCCGTTTTCACGCCTGGCCTCGACGCTGGTATCGCCGTTGCTCTCCTCGATCGGGCCTGTCGATGCGAACCTGAAATGTACAAG GTTTCTGTTCATTTGGTATTTCCGGCGAGTCGCCCACCAGCTTTAGGACAGATTACTCGAATTCATGGTGACTGTGCGGCATCCGATCTTCAAAGAGGAGATAGAGGGACAGAAAGGAAACGAAGAAGCATGATTTATCCTATTAACGTAGCCAGAAATGTAGCCAGAATTCAAGCAAACACGACTCGTGTTCTAGTAACTGATATCGAATTATTACCTAGCCAAAGATTAGCATCCGGTTTTATGGAAATTGTCCGGGAAAAAACACCAAAAGGCAGAATCGTGTTCGTGGTACCAGTATTTGAGATAGAATCAAATGAAGTGCCACCATTGACAAAAAAGGAATTGCTTTCAGCAACGAAGGCTGGTCTAGCCGTTTATTTTCACAG ATTTCTCTGTTCACATTGTCAAAGGTTCCCTGGACTTAGTAGATGGTTAATTAGACCTGATCCGGGTAAAGTGAAACCTCTTATTATTACGAAAAGGGAATATCCACATCATAGATGGGAGCCTGTATTCATAGGAACGCAAAATGATCCCTTTTATGCTGAAGAAATGTCTTGGGAAGGCAGACAAGATAAAATGAGTCAG ATGTTCGAGATGTGTCTTTTACACTATCGACTAATTATACTTGATGGTGCCTTTTTAGTCCATACACCAGGTATTAAAcgaaaaacaataaagattgacAAAGCAAAACGAGAATTTTTAAAGCCTCACGAAAGAAAGAACGCTCGTATCTATCAACGTATAATTAGACGTTTATTGAAACAATATCCTGTTAATCGCAAATGCGCACAATAA
- the LOC117156439 gene encoding beta-1,4-glucuronyltransferase 1 isoform X2, with protein sequence MATNFDTRFKFWRIVSKVGTPALYRSKIDGLVLPERQQQCPSTSQFNEFTAFRTWKIVSLTTMRCSGRKFLIWLSLMFFFLLIGRLLIDRGFDLPILVIGTSDILIPKTYSSFQQDVQTGALAFVAGMYMAGLQPRNRSFCRWYHGLPNMLSYPASKVTWSPEIGEKSPYRILPFVLRGTEERNKLPQVTLCTHATADQVYGIVELARRWEGPLSLAVFTPGLDAGIAVALLDRACRCEPEMYKVSVHLVFPASRPPALGQITRIHGDCAASDLQRGDRGTERKRRSMIYPINVARNVARIQANTTRVLVTDIELLPSQRLASGFMEIVREKTPKGRIVFVVPVFEIESNEVPPLTKKELLSATKAGLAVYFHRFPGLSRWLIRPDPGKVKPLIITKREYPHHRWEPVFIGTQNDPFYAEEMSWEGRQDKMSQMFEMCLLHYRLIILDGAFLVHTPGIKRKTIKIDKAKREFLKPHERKNARIYQRIIRRLLKQYPVNRKCAQ encoded by the exons ATGGCTACTAACTTTGACACAAG GTTTAAATTCTGGCGAATTGTATCGAAGGTAGGCACGCCTGCGCTGTATCGATCCAAAATTGACGGCCTCGTCTTGCCTGAACGGCAACAGCAGTGCCCAAGTACATCTCAGTTCAATGAATTTACCGCGTTTAGAACATGGAAAATCGTCTCTTTAACAACAATGCGTTGCTCTGGTCGAAAGTTCCTAATTTGGTTGAGTTTAATGTTCTTCTTTCTCCTGATTGGTCGTCTCTTGATCGATCGTGGATTCGATTTACCGATACTGGTGATCGGTACTAGCGATATCTTAATACCAAAGACTTATTCAAGTTTTCAGCAAGATGTACAGACTGGAGCACTTGCTTTCGTAGCCGGCATGTACATGGCAGGTCTGCAACCTAGGAACAGAAGTTTCTGCAGATGGTATCATGGCCTGCCGAATATGCTCTCGTATCCGGCATCCAAAGTCACCTGGAGTCCCGAAATCGGTGAGAAGAGCCCCTACAGAATTCTACCGTTTGTATTGCGCGGAACCGAGGAGAGGAACAAGCTGCCTCAGGTGACCCTCTGCACGCACGCCACTGCAGATCAAGTCTATGGAATCGTGGAATTAGCTCGGAGATGGGAGGGTCCATTAAGCCTGGCCGTTTTCACGCCTGGCCTCGACGCTGGTATCGCCGTTGCTCTCCTCGATCGGGCCTGTCGATGCGAACCTGAAATGTACAAG GTTTCTGTTCATTTGGTATTTCCGGCGAGTCGCCCACCAGCTTTAGGACAGATTACTCGAATTCATGGTGACTGTGCGGCATCCGATCTTCAAAGAGGAGATAGAGGGACAGAAAGGAAACGAAGAAGCATGATTTATCCTATTAACGTAGCCAGAAATGTAGCCAGAATTCAAGCAAACACGACTCGTGTTCTAGTAACTGATATCGAATTATTACCTAGCCAAAGATTAGCATCCGGTTTTATGGAAATTGTCCGGGAAAAAACACCAAAAGGCAGAATCGTGTTCGTGGTACCAGTATTTGAGATAGAATCAAATGAAGTGCCACCATTGACAAAAAAGGAATTGCTTTCAGCAACGAAGGCTGGTCTAGCCGTTTATTTTCACAG GTTCCCTGGACTTAGTAGATGGTTAATTAGACCTGATCCGGGTAAAGTGAAACCTCTTATTATTACGAAAAGGGAATATCCACATCATAGATGGGAGCCTGTATTCATAGGAACGCAAAATGATCCCTTTTATGCTGAAGAAATGTCTTGGGAAGGCAGACAAGATAAAATGAGTCAG ATGTTCGAGATGTGTCTTTTACACTATCGACTAATTATACTTGATGGTGCCTTTTTAGTCCATACACCAGGTATTAAAcgaaaaacaataaagattgacAAAGCAAAACGAGAATTTTTAAAGCCTCACGAAAGAAAGAACGCTCGTATCTATCAACGTATAATTAGACGTTTATTGAAACAATATCCTGTTAATCGCAAATGCGCACAATAA
- the LOC117156439 gene encoding beta-1,4-glucuronyltransferase 1 isoform X1: MATNFDTRFKFWRIVSKVGTPALYRSKIDGLVLPERQQQCPSTSQFNEFTAFRTWKIVSLTTMRCSGRKFLIWLSLMFFFLLIGRLLIDRGFDLPILVIGTSDILIPKTYSSFQQDVQTGALAFVAGMYMAGLQPRNRSFCRWYHGLPNMLSYPASKVTWSPEIGEKSPYRILPFVLRGTEERNKLPQVTLCTHATADQVYGIVELARRWEGPLSLAVFTPGLDAGIAVALLDRACRCEPEMYKVSVHLVFPASRPPALGQITRIHGDCAASDLQRGDRGTERKRRSMIYPINVARNVARIQANTTRVLVTDIELLPSQRLASGFMEIVREKTPKGRIVFVVPVFEIESNEVPPLTKKELLSATKAGLAVYFHRFLCSHCQRFPGLSRWLIRPDPGKVKPLIITKREYPHHRWEPVFIGTQNDPFYAEEMSWEGRQDKMSQMFEMCLLHYRLIILDGAFLVHTPGIKRKTIKIDKAKREFLKPHERKNARIYQRIIRRLLKQYPVNRKCAQ, encoded by the exons ATGGCTACTAACTTTGACACAAG GTTTAAATTCTGGCGAATTGTATCGAAGGTAGGCACGCCTGCGCTGTATCGATCCAAAATTGACGGCCTCGTCTTGCCTGAACGGCAACAGCAGTGCCCAAGTACATCTCAGTTCAATGAATTTACCGCGTTTAGAACATGGAAAATCGTCTCTTTAACAACAATGCGTTGCTCTGGTCGAAAGTTCCTAATTTGGTTGAGTTTAATGTTCTTCTTTCTCCTGATTGGTCGTCTCTTGATCGATCGTGGATTCGATTTACCGATACTGGTGATCGGTACTAGCGATATCTTAATACCAAAGACTTATTCAAGTTTTCAGCAAGATGTACAGACTGGAGCACTTGCTTTCGTAGCCGGCATGTACATGGCAGGTCTGCAACCTAGGAACAGAAGTTTCTGCAGATGGTATCATGGCCTGCCGAATATGCTCTCGTATCCGGCATCCAAAGTCACCTGGAGTCCCGAAATCGGTGAGAAGAGCCCCTACAGAATTCTACCGTTTGTATTGCGCGGAACCGAGGAGAGGAACAAGCTGCCTCAGGTGACCCTCTGCACGCACGCCACTGCAGATCAAGTCTATGGAATCGTGGAATTAGCTCGGAGATGGGAGGGTCCATTAAGCCTGGCCGTTTTCACGCCTGGCCTCGACGCTGGTATCGCCGTTGCTCTCCTCGATCGGGCCTGTCGATGCGAACCTGAAATGTACAAG GTTTCTGTTCATTTGGTATTTCCGGCGAGTCGCCCACCAGCTTTAGGACAGATTACTCGAATTCATGGTGACTGTGCGGCATCCGATCTTCAAAGAGGAGATAGAGGGACAGAAAGGAAACGAAGAAGCATGATTTATCCTATTAACGTAGCCAGAAATGTAGCCAGAATTCAAGCAAACACGACTCGTGTTCTAGTAACTGATATCGAATTATTACCTAGCCAAAGATTAGCATCCGGTTTTATGGAAATTGTCCGGGAAAAAACACCAAAAGGCAGAATCGTGTTCGTGGTACCAGTATTTGAGATAGAATCAAATGAAGTGCCACCATTGACAAAAAAGGAATTGCTTTCAGCAACGAAGGCTGGTCTAGCCGTTTATTTTCACAG ATTTCTCTGTTCACATTGTCAAAGGTTCCCTGGACTTAGTAGATGGTTAATTAGACCTGATCCGGGTAAAGTGAAACCTCTTATTATTACGAAAAGGGAATATCCACATCATAGATGGGAGCCTGTATTCATAGGAACGCAAAATGATCCCTTTTATGCTGAAGAAATGTCTTGGGAAGGCAGACAAGATAAAATGAGTCAG ATGTTCGAGATGTGTCTTTTACACTATCGACTAATTATACTTGATGGTGCCTTTTTAGTCCATACACCAGGTATTAAAcgaaaaacaataaagattgacAAAGCAAAACGAGAATTTTTAAAGCCTCACGAAAGAAAGAACGCTCGTATCTATCAACGTATAATTAGACGTTTATTGAAACAATATCCTGTTAATCGCAAATGCGCACAATAA
- the schlank gene encoding ceramide synthase schlank, which yields MDILRNVSSAFWSTDVWLPPNITWEDIKPNSDNKYADYQHLIYPLPMAFVLLIIRYALERYCFAPIGKSLGIKNTRTKKATPNEILEKAYRSRKIKHKQILALAKQLDWSERQVERWLRLRRTQDKPSTLTKFCENSWRCLYYIYSFLYGLIILWDKPWLWDINHCYYNYPYHPVSNDIWWYYMISMAFYWSLSFSQFFDVKRKDFWQMFIHHIATIVLMCFSWVGNLTRIGSLVLLVHDCADIFLEAAKMAKYANYQKLCDCIFVIFTVLWIVTRIGVYPFWIIYSTSIKAPKIVPMFPAYYIFNSLLILLLFLHMIWTYLILKIAYNAFYAGQMEGDIRSSSSEDISDNSIDSTPLNNSTNYVTKQNSRQKVH from the exons ATGGATATATTAAGGAATGTATCGTCGGCTTTTTGGTCAACTGATGTTTGGTTACCGCCTAATATAACGTGGGAAGATATCAAACCAAATTCAGATAATAAATATGCAGACtatcaacatttaatttatccTCTGCCTATGGCATTTGttcttttgataattagatacGCCCTAGAAAG GTACTGTTTTGCACCCATTGGTAAGTCCCTTGgtataaaaaatacaagaaCAAAAAAAGCTACACCAAATGAAATACTAGAAAAAGCCTATCGTAGCAGAAAAATTAAACATAAACAG ATCCTGGCACTGGCTAAACAATTAGATTGGTCTGAACGACAAGTAGAAAGATGGTTGCGATTAAGACGTACTCAGGATAAGCCATCAACACTTACAAAATTTTGTGAAAACAG CTGGCGCTGCTTATATTACATATACTCATTTCTCTACGGACTAATTATTTTATGGGACAAGCCATGGTTGTGGGACATAAATCACTGTTATTATAATTATCCATATCATCCAGTTTCAAATGATATATGGTGGTACTATATGATATCAATGGCGTTTTACTGGTCTCTAAGTTTTTCTCAATTTTTTgatgtaaaaagaaaagattttTGGCAAATGTTCATTCACCATATAGCTACTATTGTATTAATGTGCTTTTCATGGGTTGGAAACCTAACCAGAATTGGCTCATTGGTGTTATTAGTGCATGATTGTGCAGATATTTTTCTAGAA gCTGCAAAAATGGCTAAATATGCTAACTACCAGAAATTATGTGATTGTATATTCGTCATTTTTACAGTCCTATGGATTGTCACACGTATTGGTGTTTATCCATTTTGGATAATTTATAG CACATCGATAAAGGCACCTAAAATAGTACCTATGTTCCCagcatattatattttcaattctttgctaattttattgttattccTTCACATGATCTGGACATATTTAATTCTTAAAATCGCATACAACGCTTTCTATGCCGGCCAA ATGGAAGGTGATATTCGTAGTAGCAGCAGTGAAGATATTTCAGATAACTCCATTGATAGTACACCACTAAATAATTCCACAAATTATGTTACCAAGCAAAATTCCAGACAGAAGGTTCACTAA